From a region of the Odoribacter splanchnicus DSM 20712 genome:
- a CDS encoding alcohol dehydrogenase has protein sequence MLAYTYIEQGKFELLEKQRPQIKDSRDAIVRVTLSSICTSDLHIKHGSVPRALPGITVGHEMVGIVEEIGIDVGSVKPGDRVTVNVETFCGECFFCRRGYVNNCTDPDGGWALGCRIDGGQAEYVRVPYADRGLNRIPDTVSDEQALFVGDVLATGFWASRISEISREDTVLIIGAGPTGVCTLLCTLLKHPKRIIVCEKSPERIRFIQEYYPEVEVTTPEDCKNFVLQNSEHGGADVVLEVAGGADTFRLAWDCARPNAIITIVALYDKPQLLPLPDMYGKNLIFKTGGVDGCDCAEILRLIEEGKIDTTPLITHRFPLKDIGKAYHIFENKLDGVIKVAIISKVGHL, from the coding sequence ATGCTGGCATACACCTATATTGAACAAGGGAAATTCGAATTACTGGAAAAGCAGAGACCGCAAATAAAAGATTCGCGTGATGCTATTGTACGTGTAACGCTTAGCAGTATTTGTACCAGTGATCTGCACATAAAACACGGCAGTGTCCCCCGGGCTCTACCCGGAATAACAGTCGGGCACGAAATGGTGGGTATCGTAGAAGAGATCGGTATTGATGTCGGTTCGGTCAAGCCCGGAGACAGGGTCACTGTAAATGTCGAGACATTTTGCGGGGAATGTTTTTTCTGCAGACGGGGATATGTAAATAATTGCACCGATCCGGACGGAGGATGGGCTTTAGGGTGTCGTATCGATGGAGGGCAGGCCGAATATGTGCGGGTTCCTTATGCCGACCGGGGATTGAACCGTATTCCCGATACCGTTAGTGACGAACAGGCTTTGTTTGTCGGCGATGTGCTGGCTACGGGTTTTTGGGCTTCCCGCATTTCGGAGATTTCCCGGGAGGATACCGTCCTTATTATCGGTGCCGGTCCTACCGGAGTCTGTACCTTACTTTGTACTCTGCTAAAACATCCAAAACGTATTATCGTTTGTGAAAAATCTCCTGAGCGAATCCGTTTTATTCAGGAATATTATCCGGAGGTAGAGGTAACTACACCGGAAGACTGCAAAAATTTCGTACTTCAAAACAGTGAGCATGGTGGAGCCGATGTGGTGTTGGAGGTGGCGGGAGGGGCGGACACCTTCCGTTTGGCATGGGATTGTGCCCGTCCCAATGCCATTATCACTATCGTAGCTCTTTACGATAAACCCCAACTTCTTCCTTTACCCGATATGTATGGTAAGAACCTGATCTTCAAAACCGGTGGAGTTGACGGTTGTGATTGTGCCGAGATCCTCCGGTTAATCGAGGAAGGGAAAATAGATACGACTCCTCTCATTACTCATAGATTCCCGCTGAAGGATATCGGAAAAGCTTACCATATCTTTGAAAACAAACTGGATGGGGTAATCAAGGTGGCCATAATTTCAAAAGTGGGCCATTTATAG
- a CDS encoding porin, translated as MNQIRYFSLLGLFILLCYAAPASLWVDSLKGQTLFEKLSGLSKRNRLPHVDLNTRIAYHTALSSQSTEKSAFRVDYLRLEVSGDVTDRIYYKWLQHLNRNNTPGQLDNMPSSIDCLGVGFRITPTVSTFIGKQYADFGGFEYDANPAEVYEYSDLGNEITCFLVGANLCWWLTPTQEIRFQIVDGHSGKADDTYGPLPEKVKAAKAPLGYTLNWNGNFLNEHLLTRCSFSLFHEGEKQNVYFLALAAAWVQERFNLYFDVMYSAEDIDKLGIISGITYREDQPVRAQHSGYLSLVSRINYRIFPKLNLFAKGMYETAEVRKSNGLLLSGKYRTTWGYQGGIEYYPMKENLHFFAAYRGKRYTYTALGKNFQALDEHPQTFSLGLIYKIPIL; from the coding sequence ATGAATCAGATCCGATACTTTAGCCTCCTGGGGCTTTTTATTTTGTTGTGCTATGCTGCGCCGGCCTCTTTATGGGTAGATTCCCTCAAAGGACAAACCCTTTTTGAAAAGCTTTCCGGCCTTTCCAAACGCAATCGTTTGCCGCATGTCGATTTAAATACCCGGATCGCTTATCATACCGCCTTATCCAGCCAGTCTACCGAAAAATCGGCTTTTCGGGTAGATTATCTGCGTCTGGAAGTCAGTGGTGACGTCACCGACCGGATCTATTACAAATGGTTGCAGCATCTGAACCGGAACAATACCCCCGGACAGCTCGACAATATGCCCTCTTCTATCGATTGTCTCGGTGTCGGATTCCGGATCACTCCTACCGTATCGACTTTTATCGGTAAACAATACGCCGATTTCGGAGGTTTCGAATACGATGCCAATCCGGCAGAAGTTTATGAATATTCGGACCTGGGAAATGAGATCACCTGCTTTCTGGTCGGCGCCAATCTTTGCTGGTGGCTGACACCGACCCAGGAAATCCGTTTCCAGATCGTCGACGGACATTCCGGAAAAGCCGACGACACTTACGGTCCTCTCCCTGAAAAAGTCAAAGCAGCCAAAGCCCCCCTCGGCTATACCCTAAACTGGAACGGCAATTTTCTGAACGAACATTTACTCACCCGCTGTTCTTTTTCTTTATTCCACGAAGGCGAAAAGCAAAATGTCTATTTTCTGGCTTTGGCAGCAGCCTGGGTACAGGAAAGATTCAACCTGTATTTCGATGTGATGTATTCGGCAGAAGATATAGACAAACTGGGTATTATTTCCGGCATTACCTACCGGGAAGATCAACCTGTGCGTGCACAACACAGCGGCTATCTATCTCTGGTGAGCCGTATCAATTACCGTATTTTCCCGAAACTCAACCTGTTTGCCAAAGGGATGTATGAAACGGCTGAAGTCAGAAAAAGCAACGGGCTCTTACTATCCGGAAAATACAGAACTACCTGGGGATATCAGGGTGGTATCGAATATTATCCGATGAAAGAAAATCTCCATTTCTTCGCAGCCTACCGGGGGAAACGATACACCTATACGGCTTTGGGAAAAAATTTTCAGGCTTTGGACGAACATCCTCAAACCTTCTCCCTGGGGCTGATTTATAAAATTCCTATTCTATAA
- a CDS encoding porin, which produces MKKWILLCGLCTLSFPALYAQHLDMQSSTDAGGPALFERVTRLEKKTDAFNLYLNMQGSFNVYFNNGNEEQTSFRMNQLRIEAKGNITDRIYYRYRQRLNRANNAQSLDNLPTSIDYAAVGFHVTDQFSVFAGKQCTAFGGFEFDLNPIEVYQYCDMLEYMSNFLTGVDFSYRLNDRHDFHFQVVDSRNGSFKEMYGKVPDNIEASKAPLGYTLNWNGSMLEDKLKTRWSASIFHEAKKQNWYYYALGTEVNLNRFIGFLDFMYSSEDLDRTGIISEITANDGYDTRALDTRYLSLVLHLNYRVLPKLNLFAKGMYETASVEKASDLLAKGKYRTSWGYLAGIEYYPMEENLHFFLNYIGRSFQYTDKAKIFGVGNSNPQRIELGLVYQLPVF; this is translated from the coding sequence ATGAAAAAATGGATATTGTTATGCGGATTATGTACACTCTCCTTTCCGGCCTTGTATGCCCAACACCTGGACATGCAATCTTCCACGGATGCCGGAGGCCCCGCTTTATTCGAACGAGTAACCCGTCTCGAAAAAAAAACGGATGCCTTTAACCTGTACCTGAATATGCAGGGTAGTTTCAATGTATACTTTAATAATGGCAATGAAGAACAAACTTCTTTCCGGATGAATCAGCTCCGGATCGAAGCCAAGGGTAACATCACCGACCGGATTTATTACCGTTATCGTCAGCGTTTAAACCGGGCGAATAATGCCCAATCCTTGGACAACCTACCCACGTCGATCGATTATGCAGCCGTCGGTTTTCATGTTACCGATCAATTTTCCGTATTTGCCGGAAAACAATGTACTGCATTCGGAGGATTCGAATTCGACCTGAACCCGATCGAAGTGTATCAATACTGTGATATGCTGGAATACATGAGTAATTTTTTGACCGGAGTCGATTTTTCATATCGGCTCAACGATCGACACGATTTTCATTTTCAGGTCGTCGATTCACGGAACGGTTCGTTTAAAGAGATGTACGGAAAAGTTCCGGACAACATCGAAGCTTCGAAAGCCCCGCTCGGTTATACGTTAAACTGGAACGGCAGCATGCTGGAAGATAAGTTGAAAACACGTTGGTCTGCCTCTATCTTCCACGAAGCAAAAAAACAGAATTGGTATTATTATGCTTTGGGAACCGAAGTCAATTTAAACCGTTTTATCGGTTTTCTCGACTTTATGTATTCCTCCGAAGACCTCGACCGTACAGGTATCATTTCGGAAATTACCGCTAATGACGGATATGACACCCGGGCCCTGGACACCCGTTACCTATCTCTGGTGCTTCACCTCAACTACCGGGTTCTTCCCAAGCTGAATCTCTTTGCAAAGGGAATGTATGAAACCGCTTCAGTAGAGAAAGCCTCAGACTTACTTGCCAAGGGAAAATACCGGACTTCCTGGGGATATCTGGCCGGAATCGAATATTATCCGATGGAAGAGAACCTCCATTTCTTTCTGAATTACATCGGCCGCTCTTTCCAATATACCGACAAAGCTAAAATATTCGGAGTCGGTAATAGTAATCCACAACGTATTGAATTAGGATTAGTATACCAGCTTCCTGTATTCTGA
- the ansB gene encoding L-asparaginase 2 produces MKTLRFIFLFATLFLFLQAGSFAQKLPNIHILATGGTIAGTGTSTTGSSYRAGQVAINELISAVPELKEIANITGEQIVKIGSQDMSDEVWLKLAHYLNELLQRKEVDGVVITHGTDTMEETAFFLNLTVKSNKPVVLVGAMRPATSLSADGPLNLYNAVVTAGASESVGRGVMIVMNGSILGAHAATKMNTINVQAFQAPNSGALGYVFNGKVHYNQSTDKLHTLQSVFDVTHLDKLPKVGIVYSYSNVEPEALDALITNSYQGIVHAGVGNGNIHKNLFDKLVNASKQGILVVRSSRVPTGPTTLDAEVDDAKYGFVASQELNPQKARILLMLALTKTKDPQVIQNYFNAY; encoded by the coding sequence ATGAAAACACTTAGATTTATTTTCTTATTTGCCACACTCTTTCTGTTTTTACAGGCAGGAAGTTTCGCACAAAAACTGCCTAACATTCACATTCTGGCTACGGGAGGAACCATTGCCGGCACAGGGACCAGTACTACCGGAAGCAGTTACCGGGCCGGTCAGGTTGCGATCAACGAATTAATTTCGGCGGTACCCGAATTGAAAGAAATCGCTAACATCACCGGAGAGCAGATTGTAAAAATCGGTTCCCAGGATATGTCCGACGAAGTTTGGTTGAAACTGGCTCATTATCTGAACGAACTGCTACAAAGAAAAGAGGTGGACGGTGTAGTGATCACCCACGGCACAGATACCATGGAGGAAACGGCCTTTTTCTTAAACCTGACCGTAAAAAGCAATAAACCGGTAGTACTTGTCGGAGCGATGCGTCCGGCAACCTCATTGAGTGCCGACGGTCCGCTGAATCTCTATAATGCCGTCGTTACCGCCGGTGCTTCCGAGTCGGTCGGTCGCGGAGTGATGATCGTGATGAACGGCAGCATCCTGGGTGCCCATGCCGCCACCAAGATGAATACCATCAACGTACAAGCTTTCCAAGCCCCCAATTCCGGAGCTTTAGGGTATGTATTCAATGGAAAAGTACATTATAACCAATCGACCGATAAACTCCATACGCTCCAATCGGTATTCGATGTCACTCATCTGGATAAATTACCTAAAGTAGGTATTGTTTACAGTTATTCCAATGTCGAACCCGAAGCTTTGGATGCATTGATCACCAACAGTTACCAAGGTATCGTCCATGCCGGAGTCGGAAACGGTAATATCCATAAGAATTTGTTCGACAAATTGGTAAATGCCAGTAAACAAGGTATACTGGTGGTACGTTCCAGCCGCGTTCCGACCGGACCGACAACACTCGATGCCGAGGTAGACGATGCCAAATACGGTTTTGTGGCTTCACAGGAATTGAATCCTCAAAAAGCCCGGATACTCTTGATGCTGGCTTTGACAAAAACAAAAGATCCACAAGTCATTCAGAATTATTTTAATGCTTATTAA
- a CDS encoding anaerobic C4-dicarboxylate transporter family protein — protein MILQFAFVLTAIIVGARLGGIGLGVMGGIGLGILTFVFGLQPTTPPIDVMLMIVAVITAAACMQAAGGLDLMVRGAEHLLRKRPAQITFLSPLVTYFFSFVAGTGHVAYSVLPVIAEVARETKIRPERPLGIAVIASQQAITASPISAATVALLGLLTGFNISLLDILIITIPSTLCGVFLGALYSLRVGKELVDDPEYQRRLKEGLLDNSHYELKDIGNKHKALLSVLIFVIATVFIVIFGSFDNLRPSHIIDGKPVTVDMASIIEILMLSAAALILLFTKANGIKAAQGSVFSAGMQAVVAIFGIAWMGDTFLQGNMTELKGSIEGIVTQMPWLFGIALFIMSILLYSQAATVRAFMPLGIALGISPFLLIAMFPAVNGYFFIPNYPTVVAAINFDRTGTTRIGKYVLNHSFMMPGLIATITSVVTGLILVQFIF, from the coding sequence ATGATACTACAATTTGCTTTTGTTTTAACAGCGATCATCGTCGGTGCCCGTTTAGGAGGTATCGGTTTGGGGGTTATGGGAGGTATCGGTCTGGGAATTTTGACTTTTGTTTTCGGTTTACAACCGACAACCCCTCCTATCGATGTGATGCTGATGATAGTTGCTGTTATTACTGCCGCTGCTTGTATGCAGGCAGCCGGAGGATTGGACCTGATGGTACGCGGAGCCGAGCACCTCTTACGGAAACGTCCCGCCCAAATCACCTTCCTAAGTCCCCTGGTGACCTATTTCTTTTCTTTTGTAGCCGGAACAGGCCATGTCGCTTATTCTGTTCTTCCGGTCATTGCCGAAGTAGCCCGGGAAACCAAAATACGCCCCGAACGTCCTTTAGGAATAGCTGTCATCGCTTCCCAGCAAGCCATTACAGCCAGTCCGATCTCTGCGGCTACCGTTGCCCTTTTGGGACTTTTAACCGGATTCAATATCTCTTTGCTCGATATCCTGATCATTACGATTCCATCCACGCTATGCGGCGTCTTTCTCGGAGCTTTGTATTCGCTAAGGGTAGGTAAAGAATTAGTCGACGATCCCGAATACCAAAGACGTCTGAAGGAAGGTTTATTAGACAACAGCCATTATGAACTCAAGGATATAGGTAATAAACATAAGGCTTTACTTTCTGTTCTTATCTTTGTGATTGCCACTGTTTTCATCGTTATCTTCGGGTCTTTCGACAACCTCCGTCCCTCTCATATTATCGATGGGAAACCGGTCACTGTCGATATGGCTTCTATTATCGAGATCCTGATGTTATCGGCTGCAGCTTTGATTTTATTATTCACGAAAGCCAACGGAATCAAAGCAGCTCAGGGTAGTGTCTTTTCGGCCGGAATGCAGGCCGTTGTCGCGATCTTCGGTATCGCTTGGATGGGTGATACTTTCTTACAAGGAAATATGACCGAACTGAAAGGATCTATCGAGGGAATAGTCACACAAATGCCTTGGTTGTTCGGGATCGCCCTGTTCATCATGTCTATCCTGTTATACAGCCAGGCCGCTACCGTCCGGGCTTTTATGCCCTTGGGGATTGCCCTGGGTATTTCACCTTTTTTGTTGATCGCCATGTTTCCGGCTGTAAACGGTTATTTCTTTATTCCCAACTACCCGACAGTTGTCGCGGCCATTAATTTCGACCGGACAGGGACTACCCGTATCGGAAAATATGTCCTGAACCACTCTTTTATGATGCCGGGACTGATCGCTACCATCACCTCCGTCGTGACCGGACTGATTTTGGTACAATTTATTTTCTAA
- a CDS encoding acetate/propionate family kinase, with the protein MNVLVLNCGSSSIKYQLLNMDAVPVVLAKGIVEKIGLTYGSFTYKPEGKDKVVAEQPIMDHSVGMDLILKALVHPDHGVLKSLNEIDAVGHRVAHGGEYFSESVKIDDEAKAKIKALGEIAPLHNPANLKGIETMEKLLPSVPQVAVFDTSFHQTLPKKAFIYGIPYEYYEEYGVRRYGFHGTSHKFVAEKACRILGWDITEKKIITCHLGNGASITAIDKGKSVDTSMGFTPVAGLVMGTRAGDLDLGALLYICEKEGLDLPKANNLINKKSGVQGISGVSSDFRELQAAMEKGNEKAALALDVFCYNVKKYIGAYAAVLNGVDLIIFTGGIGENDNLVRWETCKNMDYLGIQVDKQKNEVRGKDTIISTEQSTTTVMTVTTDEELVIAMDTVRLS; encoded by the coding sequence ATGAATGTTTTAGTATTAAACTGCGGTAGTTCGTCCATCAAGTATCAATTACTGAATATGGATGCAGTACCTGTCGTGCTCGCCAAAGGTATTGTAGAAAAAATCGGTTTGACTTACGGTAGTTTTACCTATAAACCGGAAGGTAAAGACAAAGTAGTCGCCGAGCAACCGATTATGGACCATAGTGTCGGTATGGATCTGATCCTGAAAGCATTGGTTCATCCTGACCATGGAGTATTGAAATCTCTGAACGAAATCGATGCTGTCGGCCATCGTGTTGCACACGGAGGTGAATATTTCTCCGAGAGCGTGAAAATCGACGATGAAGCCAAAGCTAAAATCAAAGCTTTAGGTGAAATCGCTCCTCTGCACAATCCGGCAAACCTGAAAGGGATCGAAACGATGGAAAAATTGCTTCCTTCCGTACCTCAGGTAGCCGTTTTCGATACTTCTTTCCATCAGACTCTGCCTAAAAAAGCTTTCATTTATGGTATTCCTTACGAATATTATGAAGAATACGGAGTCAGAAGATATGGCTTCCACGGTACTTCCCATAAATTTGTAGCAGAGAAAGCATGCCGGATCTTAGGTTGGGATATTACCGAAAAGAAAATCATCACTTGCCATTTGGGTAACGGAGCTTCGATTACGGCGATCGATAAAGGTAAATCGGTCGATACCTCGATGGGATTTACTCCTGTAGCCGGACTAGTGATGGGAACGCGGGCCGGAGATCTGGATTTGGGTGCCCTACTCTATATCTGTGAAAAAGAAGGGCTGGACCTTCCCAAAGCCAATAATTTGATTAATAAGAAATCAGGGGTTCAGGGAATCTCCGGTGTTTCTTCTGACTTCCGCGAATTGCAGGCAGCCATGGAAAAAGGCAACGAAAAAGCGGCCTTGGCTCTCGATGTCTTCTGTTACAATGTGAAGAAATATATCGGAGCTTACGCCGCAGTACTGAACGGTGTAGACTTGATTATCTTCACGGGAGGTATCGGCGAAAACGACAATCTGGTACGCTGGGAAACCTGTAAGAATATGGACTACCTTGGCATCCAGGTCGACAAACAAAAGAACGAAGTCCGGGGAAAAGATACGATTATCAGCACAGAACAATCGACTACCACGGTGATGACGGTTACTACAGATGAAGAGCTTGTGATCGCTATGGATACAGTAAGATTGAGCTAA
- the pta gene encoding phosphate acetyltransferase yields MELLEQIKENAKKQCKTIVLPEGTEERTIQAADQIIGEGIAKIILIGNPAEIQALAQKHNLKNIGKATVIDPESHAKKEQYADLLVELRKSKGMTREQALKLVTDPLYLATLMIKSGDADGEVAGAKNATGDVLRPALQIVKTLPGISVVSGAFLLLTNKPEYGENGLIVCADCAVLPNPTAEELAQIAVSTAGTARAIAKIEPRVAMLSFSTKGSAKNELVDKVVKATELAKQMAPDVMIDGEMQADAALVPSVGASKAPGSPVAGKANVLIFPSLEVGNISYKLVQRIAGIEAVGPVLQGMAAPINDLSRGCSVSDIVNLVAITVNQAAGIN; encoded by the coding sequence ATGGAACTTTTAGAACAAATCAAAGAAAACGCCAAAAAACAGTGTAAAACAATTGTTCTCCCGGAAGGTACAGAAGAACGGACGATTCAGGCAGCAGACCAGATTATCGGAGAAGGGATCGCTAAGATTATCCTGATCGGTAATCCGGCCGAAATACAAGCTTTAGCTCAAAAACACAATCTGAAAAACATCGGCAAAGCTACCGTTATCGATCCTGAATCACATGCCAAAAAAGAACAATATGCCGATTTATTGGTAGAGCTGCGTAAAAGTAAAGGAATGACCAGAGAACAAGCTTTAAAACTGGTTACAGATCCCCTTTACCTGGCTACTTTGATGATTAAGAGCGGAGATGCAGACGGAGAAGTTGCCGGTGCTAAAAATGCAACGGGCGATGTTTTACGTCCTGCTCTGCAAATTGTAAAGACTTTACCGGGGATTTCCGTCGTTTCAGGTGCCTTCTTGTTGCTGACCAACAAACCCGAATATGGTGAAAACGGTTTAATTGTTTGTGCTGACTGTGCAGTACTTCCTAATCCGACAGCAGAAGAACTGGCACAAATTGCGGTATCTACAGCCGGAACAGCCCGTGCCATTGCCAAAATCGAGCCCCGGGTAGCTATGTTGAGTTTCTCTACGAAAGGTTCTGCCAAAAATGAATTGGTCGACAAAGTGGTAAAAGCAACAGAACTGGCCAAACAAATGGCTCCGGACGTTATGATCGACGGAGAAATGCAGGCCGATGCAGCGCTGGTTCCTTCCGTAGGGGCAAGCAAAGCTCCGGGTAGCCCTGTCGCCGGCAAAGCCAATGTTTTGATTTTCCCTAGTCTGGAAGTTGGAAATATCAGTTATAAATTAGTACAACGTATCGCCGGTATCGAAGCTGTAGGTCCTGTACTTCAGGGGATGGCCGCTCCTATCAACGACCTGTCCAGAGGTTGTTCTGTCAGTGATATCGTCAATCTGGTAGCGATCACAGTAAATCAGGCCGCCGGAATAAATTAA